The genomic region GGGTTCTGGATGGTCGCAGCTCGCTGAGCGGCGGGGATTTGCGGTTCTCTATCCCGAACAACAGCACTCGAACAACCCGAACCTCTGTTTCAATTGGTTTGAACCCGGGGATGCACGACGCGGTGCGGGCGAAGCCGCATCCATCAGCCAAATGGTCGCACATGTCGTTCAGTCACAGGGCATCGATCCCAACCGGGTTTTCGTGACGGGCCTTTCAGCAGGTGGCGCCATGGCGAACGCGATGCTGTCGACCTATCCTGAGATGTTCGCCGGCGGCGCGATCATCGCGGGTCTTCCCTATGGCGCGGCCGCCAATGTTGCAGAAGCGTTCGCACAAATGCAGGGGCGAAATCCGTCGAGCGCCCCGAAGCTGCGGTCCGCGTTGAGGCGTGCCGGACATCACGCAGGTCCGTGGCCGACTGTATCCGTGTGGCATGGAACGCATGATCAAACAGTGCGACCGAGGAATGCAGATCAGATCGTGGATCAGTGGAGCGCCGTTCACACGACACGTAAAGAGCCGGATCGCACGGAAGTGTCTAATGGGCACCAGCACAAGGTCTGGTTCGATGCCGACGGGCGAACGGTCATCGAAACCTATTCCATCAAAGGCATGGCGCATGGCCTTCCGCTTGCAACCCACGGCGGCTCCTCGTTCGGCCGACCGGGGCCCTACATGCTTGAGGCGGGCATTTCGTCAACCGCACGCATTGCGCGCAGTTGGGGCCTCGCTTCTGATTCCGATGTCGAAGCAACAGAGTTCGCCGCTGCCGAGGGATCTGGCGATCGGAAATTGGCTGGCGCGAGCAAGCGACAAAGCCCTCAACCGGAGCCCGGCGACAGTCGGGTTGGCAAAATCATCAATGACGCGCTACGCGCAGCCGGGCTGCTTCGCTAACCTCCTGCCGGCAGTCCAGCAACGGCTCTTGCCTTGGCGATAGTCGCCACTTGCCGCCGATCCATCGGTTCCTCGAAACCGATGCAGCAAGCCTAAGCTTTGCGCCCCATCTGGCGGTCACCGCGGTGGCAGCCGGCAAAAAAATTGGCGCGGCAACATCCGGCAGGCGACGTAGGTTCGGCGATTTTCCCTTCCCGCTTGGCCTGCGCGTATAAAAATATCACGCAAGTCAAATCCTGCCGATCGCCTGCAACAGCGGGCAAATGCCGGGCAGGAACTACTGGTTGCGCCGGATTCCCTGCATAAGATCCAGCACGGAGTTGGCCGCGTCGAGCACATGCGTGCCGGGGCCGAAAACGGCAGACACACCGTGATCAGCCAGAAACTGATAGTCCTGGCGCGGGATGACGCCGCCACAAATGACGATGACATCTCCGCCCCCCTTTGCTTTCAGGATATCGACGAGCTGCGGCAGCAACGTCTTGTGGCCGGCGGCAAGCGACGACACACCGATGACGTTGACGTT from Rhizobium gallicum bv. gallicum R602sp harbors:
- a CDS encoding extracellular catalytic domain type 1 short-chain-length polyhydroxyalkanoate depolymerase; protein product: MSFRDSPDERLVEIAAFGPNPGALKAWLFLPTHMDTRTPLVVALHGCTQTAKGYALGSGWSQLAERRGFAVLYPEQQHSNNPNLCFNWFEPGDARRGAGEAASISQMVAHVVQSQGIDPNRVFVTGLSAGGAMANAMLSTYPEMFAGGAIIAGLPYGAAANVAEAFAQMQGRNPSSAPKLRSALRRAGHHAGPWPTVSVWHGTHDQTVRPRNADQIVDQWSAVHTTRKEPDRTEVSNGHQHKVWFDADGRTVIETYSIKGMAHGLPLATHGGSSFGRPGPYMLEAGISSTARIARSWGLASDSDVEATEFAAAEGSGDRKLAGASKRQSPQPEPGDSRVGKIINDALRAAGLLR